The following is a genomic window from Sporosarcina jeotgali.
ATCCATGATGTCTTTTGCAGATTTCTTAAATTCTGCGAGTGTCTTCCCGACTGCTGAACCAACTTCAGGCAATTTACGAGGTCCGAATAAAATTAGTACAATCACAAGAATGATAATAAGCCCTGGTACTCCAATAGCTGCTAAGTTCATTTCTTTTATCCCCTTTCTAATTTGAAAGACTACTGCCAAGTTGACAGTGCAATTGACTGTTTACAGCAAAACGACGTACAAGTGGCTGACCTTTGCTGCAAGTGGCTAACCACCTTTGTAAGAAATCAGTCCCGCTCCATGACAAAAGAGATAGTTGTTTCTTGAATACCCTATTTCATAGGAATGAGAACCCTGTATGAAAAAAATTTCCGAACACTTCTAACATTTGTCTGGAGTTTGTACTAACGGCGGTTGAATACCTTCACTCACCTTCAGTTATGCCCAATCCCGTTACAAATAATCGAAGGCTGAAATTTTTTCACTATGAACTTAATCGTACAATTCACTGCTAGTCAGCAGTATCTTTGGCACGTTTTGTTAGCTGGTTGTGAAAACACAAACAAACACTGACAAATCCATGTCGAACATTGTCGATAAGACACCCTATTTTAGCAAAGCAAAATACAGCGGTCAATAACTATTTCGGATTTAGAAATAATTATCGTAAAATATAATCCTTTTTTAAATGAATTATTTTGAACGGTTTTGGAATGTTTTGATTGATATCAGAATACTCTAGGTATATGATGAAGGTAACGAGATTGGTTAGGAGTGAATCCGATGTTAGAAACCGAGCGCCATCACCTAATTTTAAAGATGCTGCAGCAAAATCAAACTGTACGTTTACAAGATATAACCGCTGAAACCGGTTCTTCAGAATCCACAATCCGGCGCGATTTAATAGAATTGGAGCGTCAAAGGAAACTGAAGCGAATACATGGGGGGGCTTCAAAACTTCAAGGAAAGCTTCAAGAATCTACCATGTCAGAAAAAACATCTAAAAACCTTCAAACGAAACAACAAATCGGTCAAGCGGCCGCTGCACTTATTGAAGAAGGCGACACTGTCTTTTTAGACGCCGGGTCTACCGTGTTTGAAATGATTCCATTTCTTCCTCCATCGATTACTGCAGTGACCAATGGAATCTCACATACAGATGCGCTGCTTGCACGGGGGTGCAAAACGATCCTTACGGGAGGAATTGCTAAACCTTCCACCAAAGCTTTAATTGGCAGAGGTGCTGTTCACAGTCTTCAACACTACCGCTTTGATAAGTGTTTTCTCGGTGTGAATGGGATTCATCCGGATTATGGGTTTACCACCCCTGATGAAGAAGAAGCTCACATCAAAGAACTCGCAATCGAATTAGCAAGAGAAGCTTATATTCTGGCAGACCATTCCAAGTTTCAAGAAGTGGCATTCGCAAAATTCGCGGACCTGTCCCAAGCACTTGTCGTGACTACGAAGGAAAGTTCCGAATCTTTACAAGCATTCCCGACTAATACGAAATTGAAGGTGATGAACGCATGATCTATACAGTGACATTGAATCCTTCTTTGGATTATCTACTGACTCTCGATTCCTTATCTCTCGGTGCGTTAAATCGTTCAACATCAGATCACTTTTTAGCTGGAGGCAAAGGAATTAATGTCTCTCAAGTATTAACGGAATTAGGTGTGCCGAGCAGCGCATTTGGTTTTACGGGAGGTTTTACCGGCCAGGAAGTTGAACGCCTTCTGCAGAAGAACGGTATTTCTACGAGTTTCATATCCGTTGAAGGTGAAACTCGGGTGAATGTAAAATTACGTGCCGCCGAAGAGACAGAAGTGAATGCAGCCGGCCCTATTATCGATGCACTTCGGTTTGAAAAATTGAAAGCACAAGTGAAAAACTTAGGAATACATGATGTCCTCGTTCTGTCAGGAAGTATTCCTGCTTCACTCCCTGAAGATACCTATGAACAATTTGCACGATTATGCAGCAAGTCAGGTATCCGTTTTGTTGTTGACGCTGAAGGTCCTTCTTTATTGAAAACATTGCCTTTCCGTCCGTTTCTTATAAAGCCGAATCATCATGAGCTGGCTGAGATGGTGGGTGCTGATATCCATTCGCTTCAAGATGCAGTGAAGCATGCGAAAACGCTAGTCCGTCTTGGTGCCGAACAAGTAATTGTATCGCTGGCCGGTGCGGGAGCCGTGTATGTAAGTGATTCCCTTTCACTCATTGCCAATGCACCTGAAGGCAGTGTTCAGGGATCTGTCGGGGCGGGAGATTCGATGGTTGCAGGATTCCTCGCAGCACTTGAACAGAACGCATCCATCGAACAGGCATTTCAAATGAGTATTGCTTCCGGAAGTGCCACGGCGTTTTCTGATCGATTGTGTACAAAACAGCAAGTTGAATCTTTGCTGCCTCAAGTCATAGTTACATCATTAGAAGGAGGGAACGAACAATGAGAATTACCGAATTGTTGACGGCTGAAACGATTTTACTGGGGCTTAAAGGTACTGACAAACCAACCGTTATCGATGAACTTGTTGATGTGCTCGATGCAGCTGGTAAACTGAATGACCGCTCTGCTTTCAAAGAGGCCATTTTAAACCGAGAGTCACAAAGCACAACGGGTATTGGAGACGGGGTCGCAATCCCCCATGCTAAAACGAGTGCAGTTAAAGTGCCTGCCATTGCATTCGGGCGGTCTGAAGTCGGTGCTGAGTATGATTCGCTCGATGGACAGCCAGCTCATTTGTTCTTTATGATTGCAGCTGAAGATGGTGCAAACCGAATGCACTTGAAAGCGCTCGCACGATTATCGACCGTTCTTATGAATGAAGACGTGCGTAAACAGCTGCTATCGGCTTCATCGAAAGAAGAGATTTTGTCTCTGATTGACGCGCATGATCAGCCGGATGAAGAACCCGTCAATTCAACGCCGCCGCCATCAGCTGATTCGTCTAAGCCATATGTAATTGCTGTAACTGCTTGTCCTACGGGGATTGCTCATACGTATATGTCCGCAGATTCGCTGAAAAACAAAGCCGCGGAACTTGGAATCCCATTCAAAGTTGAAACGAATGGTTCCGGCGGCGCGCAGAACGTGTTGACTGCTGAGGATATAGAACGGGCAACAGCTGTTATTGTCGCTGCAGATACGAATGTCTCAATGGGGCGTTTTGCCGGGAAGCATGTAATCGAAGTTCCTGTAGCAGAAGGGATCCGGAAGCCTAAGGAATTGCTTGACCGCGCGGTGAAACAAGACGCACCTGTGTATAAAAGCAGTTCAGGCACCAATTCAGAAGCTGGCGATGAATCAGCGACGTCCAAAGGAATTGGATCTACAATTTACAAACATTTGATGAGCGGCGTGTCGAACATGCTTCCTTTTGTCATCGGCGGCGGGATACTCATCGCCATCGGATTCTTGTTCGGACCAAACTCATTCAAACCAGATGACCCGTCCTATAATGCATTTGCTGCTGTATTGAATACGATTGGCGGCGGAAATGCGTTCGCGCTAATGGTTCCTGTACTTGCAGGATTCATCGCTCTCAGTATTGCAGATCGGCCCGGATTTGCACCTGGTATGGTCGGCGGATTAATGGCAGCATCAAGTGGCGCTGGATTCCTCGGCGGGATCATCGCCGGATTCCTTGGCGGCTATTTAGTCGTCGGATTGAAGAAGTGGCTCTCTGCACTTCCTCCTTCACTGGATGGCATTAAAACAATTTTGCTCTATCCATTACTCGGTATTGCCGGAACCGGACTTATCATGCACTATGTCGTGAACACGCCATTCAGCGCTCTTAATACCGCTATCTCCGCTTGGTTAACAGGTCTCGGTACTGGAAATGCAGTTATGCTGGGGGTTGTCCTTGGGTTGATGATGGCGATTGATATGGGCGGTCCTATCAACAAAGCTGCTTATTTGTTCGGTACGGGATTACTCGCTAGCGGAGTGTACGAACCAATGGCAGCCATCATGGCAGCTGGAATGGTTCCGCCTTTCGCGATTGCAATCGCAACAACAGTATTCAGAAACCGATTCTCCCTTCAACAACGGGAAGCTGGTAAAGTGAACTACATTATGGGGGCATCGTTTATCACTGAAGGCGCGATTCCATTTGCCGCAGCAGATCCGCTTCGCGTCATCCCATCAGTTATGGTAGGCGCAGGAATTGCAGGCGGATTATCAATGGCCTTCCATATCGGTTTACAAGCCCCTCATGGCGGGATCTTCGTCTTCCCTCTCGTTGACGGAAGTTGGATGCTCTATTTACTTGCCGTAGTAATTGGCTCGATTGTATCCGCGATTCTACTCGGAATTTTGAAGAAACCCGTAACGTCTTAACTAAAAAAGGCCGACTTCGTCTTATGCGAAGTCGGCTTTTTCTAGTTAAACAGGTCGTATAGTGATTTCATTGACGTTGACATAATCAGGCTGAGTGACGGCGTAAACAACCGCTTTTGCGATATCCGCGGTTTGAAGTTTCTTGCGATCGCCCCAGTCGTACTGTTCACCTAATCGAGTGTCGACCATTCCCGGTGAGATGTTGGTGACACGGACACCTGTTTTAGCCAGTTCTTTTTCAAGTCCCATAGAGATTGCGCGGACAGCAAATTTAGTTGCGCTGTAGACTGTGCTTGTTTTCGTCACTTCTGTTGCAGAAACCGAAGCGATATTAATAAGATGGCCAGCACCTTTTTCCAGCATAGATGGCAGGACGGCGTTGATGCCGAACAAAACGCCTTTAATGTTGACGTCAATCATTTGCTCCCACTCTTCCGTTTTACCGGAACGCACTTCCGCAGTGAGCACTTGCCCTGCATTGTTGACGTAAATATCGACGCCGCCAAAAGCATCTTTAGCTTTAGCCGCGAGTGCTTCGACATCTGATTGACTGGATACGTCTGTCTTCACAACGAGTACGGAGCCACCGTCGTCTGTAAGCTGCTTTGCTAATTCTTGTAACTTTTCTTCGTTGCGTGCGGCAAGAACAACGTTTGCTCCCTGTTCCGCAAGTTCTTTCGCAATCCCCGAGCCAATCCCGCTGCTTGCACCTGTAACAATTGCCGTTTTCCCTATCAATTGTTTCATCCAAAATCCCTCCTACTAGTCTTTGAAGTGAGTGTATCATACCCTGCAGCCACGAGCATGGTTGGCGATTTTTATTGTTGTTCAGCAAAAAAAGAACCGTTTCCAATTGGAGACGGTTCTTTTTGCTTCACAGTATATAATTCCCCGCAATCCCTGCAACAACGCCTAGTACAACGACAGATACACTGACGAAGACAAGTACGCGTTTTGGAAATGACTTTGAAACGAGCACTAATGATGGCAAGCTGACTGCTGGTAATGTTAGCAATAACGCAGCTGCCGGGCCACCGCCCATTCCGTACGCCATGAATGTCTGGATTATTGGGATTTCAGCCGCTGTTGGAATGACAAACAACATGCCGCCAATCGCAATAAGTACTAGTAACAGAATTGAACTTCCTGTCGCTTCCCCCAATTGAGGGAACAACCACCCTTTCACTGCACCCATCAACAAAACGGATAGGAAGTACGCCGGTAATATGAACAATGTCATTTTCCCTAGACTTTTCAGCCAACGTAGAAGGAACGAACCTTGCTCTTCTTGAGCAGCTTGCTGCAATAACTTTTCCGTATCCATCGGTTTAACCGCTGGTGCGAATCGGTTTGCTAAATAGCTCACGCCAAACGTCAAAATAATTCCGAACACTAGCCGAAGTGCAGTAAACTTCCAAGACAATACGAATGTCATGAACACGAGCGCCGCTGGATTTAACGTTGGATTTCCAATCCAGAATGCAAGCGCTGCACCAACAGATACGTTCTTTTTACGGAGTCCTACTGCTACAGGCGCCGCGCAACATGTACACATCATGCCTGGCACTGCAGCAAGGCCGCCCGCAGCTGTGCTTGCAAAAGAAGTTTTACCAAGGACACGAATGAGCCAATTTGCCGGCAGAAGCACTTGCAATAATGAGCCTAATAGAATTCCGAGTACGGCAGCTTTCCAGACGGAACCGAAATATGTCACTGCATACTCCCACGCTCCTGCAAAAGAAGCCGATTCCGCTTTGTCTGGATCCGTCCCCAAGATTGAATCTCCAATAGAATGTGTAGAAATTGCGGTCATGCTTTTATCCACATACGGCATCCATTTGACGTATGTCAGACCAATGACGGCAATTGCTAAAAAGATAATGATATATAGAAGAACTCGTTTAGACTGAGCCGGGTGATGCATTTCCTGCTGATTCACGATATAACCTCCATCTAAAAGCAAATGAACAACTGAATAATTATATCACTAATCGCGGTCCCATGTTTTTTAAATTATTAATCGAAAACTCTAACATTATTGTTACCAATAAAAATATCTTGTACAACTAAATTTCTTCTGGTAGGATAAAAACAATTAAATTGTTCCTTTAACACGGTCCAGAGAGGCCGGAAAGGGTACCGGATTGTAAGACTGGCTCTGCCGTGTCTTACGTGATTTGTCGTACTTTGCCCTGACTGTCCTCTTAGACGGTAAGGGCATTTTTTGTGCATATTTTGATACTGCACACTCTTTTAATAAGCGTTCTGTGAGACGCAAAAAGAGGATGGCAATCGCTGTGAATAACGGTTCCATTCTTCTTACGTTGAGCAACACCCTACAAAAGGAAGGCGGAACTTACGATGAATTATCAAAAGAAAACGGTGGTGGCTTCAGTCGCCGGTCTTACCCTGGAAGGCATGGACATTATGTTCATTTCCTTTGCAATGACGATGATCATTGCGGACTTCGGAATCGATTTTGCAACAGGCGGGCTGATTTCATCTGTTACAAATATCGGTATGCTCGTCGGTGGCGTGCTCTTCGGAATTTTAGCAGATAAATTCGGACGTGTTAAAGTGTTCACATATAGTATTCTACTGTTCGCACTTGGAACAGCCCTCACTGGACTTGCAACGAACATTGAACAAATATATATCTACCGCTTCATCGCCGGACTAGGAGCTGGCGGAGAATATGGAATCGGAATGGCGCTCGTGGCGGAAGCATGGCCGAAAAACAAACAAGGCCGCGCCTCTTCATACGTCAGTGTCGGCGCTCAATACGGAGTCATCTTAGCTGCATTGCTAAGCGCACTTATTTTACCGGCGTTCGGTTGGAGAGCATTGTTCTTCGTTGGAATCATCCCAGTCATCTTTGCATTCATCGTACGTCGTAATTTAGACGAATCCCCTGAATGGCTTGAGTCCCAGAAAGTGAAAAAAGCCGAGCAGAAAAAAGAGAATGCCGGGAAACTTCGGTTGCTCGTTGCTTCCCCTCGGATTGCTTTCACAACCATTACACTCGCCGTGATGGCGACTGTCCAAATCGCAGGGTACAACGGATTAATGATCTGGCTGCCATCGATGCTGCAGCAATCGCAAGGGCTTTCTGTTTCTAGCTCCGCTCTATGGACCATCAGTACTGCAGTCGGGATGATTGCCGGGATGCTCGTCTTCGGACAAATCATGGACAGACTCGGTGCGAAAAAAGCGTATGGTCTTTTCTTAATCGCATCAGCCATTGCCGTGTTCTTATACAGCTATGCAACAGGCAGTGCCGGAGTCTTAATCGGCGGGGCGATCGTCGGGTTCTTCTCTAACGGGATGTTCGCAGGATACGGAGCTTTGATCAGCAGTTTCTATCCGGTAGAAATCCGCAGTACTGCGACGAATACAATCTTCAACTTCGGACGGGCTGTCGGCGGATTCTCACCCATACTCGTCGGGTACATCTTGCAGCACTATGATATGACTGCCGCGATGATCTATCTCGCAATCCTGTTCTGCGTGTCGTTCGTCTTCATGTTGACACTGTCACATACACAGAAAGAAAAACCATCGAGTGTCAGCACACCAGCTGTCGACTTGAATTAATCCAAAAGAAAGCCGTCCCTCAACACTGGGGACGGCTTTCTTCTATTATATAGTGGTCACTCTGCAAGCGTCAGCAGCATCTCGCGAATGGTCTTACAAGCAACTGCTGTCGATGCACCTGACGGATCGTATTGAGGGGATAATTCCACGACATCCGCGGCAACGATGTTTTCAAGTGTTTGAAGGTGTCCAATCGCTTCCAGCAATTCCCGATACGTAATGCCGCCGGGCTCAGGCGTTCCGGTTCCAGGGAATGTGCCAGGATCCAGCACATCCAAGTCGATTGTGACATACACAGGGACGTCTTGCAGCGAGTTCACTACTTCAGGTAACGTCTCAAGTGTGAACTTTTCCAAGTGTGTATGCGTCTTTGCCCAGTCAAACTCACTTTTCAAGCCAGAGCGGATTCCGAACTGGAAGATCCGTCCGTCACCGAGAAAATCGTGGCAACGCCGGATGACGGATGCGTGTGATAGTGGCTCCCCCATATAGTCTTCACGCAAATCTGTATGTGCGTCAATGTGGATGACGTGCAGATTCGGGAATGTATCATAAGCCGCTCGGATGGAAGGCAAGCTGACTAAATGCTCTCCTCCTATCATGAGAAACTTCTTGCCATCCGCCAAGACTTGACCGCTGTACGTACCGATTTGCTGAAGGACCCGCTCTGTATTGCCAAATGGGAATTCCAAATCACCGTGGTCGAAAATACGAGCGTCCTCCAAGTCTTTCTCCAAATAAGGGGAATACGTCTCTAAGCCATAGGAGTCTGGACGAATGGCTTGACCCGCAAAACGAGTACCAGGCCGGAAGCTTGTAGTTCCGTCAAAAGGAGAACCGAATAATACGATTTCTGCCTCTTCGTACGCAGTTTCACAGCCTATGAATGCGTTCGTAGTCAATGCATTATTCTTCACTGTCAAGCGCCTCCCGTACATAACTCGGCAATGCAAATGCTCCGCGATGAAGGTCGGTATTGTAATACTTCGTCTTCAACCCAATTGCGTTCCACACGTCTGCATCTGCATCTTTTAACGGATCGAGTGACTTCGACGCAAATCCGAACAGCCAGTGGCCGGATGGGTACGTTGGCATATGGTATTGATAGACTTGTGCGATTGGGAAGATTTTTTTAATCTTTGTGCGCGCTTTCTTCATGTTCTCCGCATACTCCGAGAAATACGGTGACTCGTGCTGATTAATCAAGATTCCTTTGTCATTCAACACGCGATAGCATTCCTTGTAAAACGCAGTTGTGAACAACCCTTCGCCTACTGAAACCGGGTCCGTAGAATCCACGAGAATCAAGTCAAAAGAAGCGTCCGGTGCATTTTGTACATACGCAAGTCCGTCACCGAAAGCGAGTTCCATGCGCGGGTCTTCTTCTACACCTGCTGCTGTAATCGGCAAGTATTGCTGGCACAGACGGAATACTTGCTCATCTATTTCAGCAAGCACAACTTGTTCCACACCTGGATAGCGCAATACTTCACGCGCAGTTCCTCCATCCCCTCCACCGATCACGAGGACTTTCTTAATATCCGGATTCGTTGCGAAAGCCGGGTGGACAATCATGTCATGGTAGATGAATTCGTCTTTTTCGTTGACCATCATCAAGCCATCTAGCGTGAAAAACGTACCGAATTCTTTGCCTTCATAAAAATCGATTTGCTGGAACGGTGATTTTTCGCTGTGCAAGTGTTTTTCATATCCGACAGAAAACTTGCAGTCCTCACTCCATTGTTCTGTATACCAGCTCATGCGTTTGCACCTGCCAGTACGGGTTTCACAGTCACTTCTTCAATTTCTTTTTCTGCAAACTGACGGATCTTTTCGACCATGCCACGCGGCACTTCGAATGATTCAACTTTTTTCGCTTGCAGCTTTTCAGCTAAATAATCTGCCGCTTTCCAAGGGCTTACAGAATCACCGCATGTGTAAACATCTACAGAAGCAAAACCGTATTCAGGCCACGTGTGAATCGTCAAGTGAGATTCCGCGATGATCACAGCACCAGACACACCATACGGATTAAAATGATGGAACACCGATTCAACGATGGTAGCACCTGAATAATCTGCAGCCTCTTTCATGAACTGCTCAATCACTTTGTTGTTCTCTATAATTTCACTCGGGCACCCATAATATTCAATCAACACGTGGCGTCCAAGCGCCGATAATTCTAAACTCATCGTTAATATCCCCCTTTTACGACAGTCACGCTGCCTGTTTGTTTTGACTCTGCTAACACACTTCCAAATGCTTGCTCATAGTAAGCATAATGCTGAACCACTTCACACGTAATCCGTTCCCCGGGAATGACCAATGGAATCCCTGGCGGATAAATCATCAACGTATCTGCACTGATCCGTCCGATGGCCTCATCTATCGCAACCGACTCTTGTTCAGCGTAAAACGCATCCCGCGGTGTCATTGCAAGTTCATTGACTGAATCCACAACGGTCCATGCAGAGTGGAGAACGTTTGGCTTTGTACACGTTCGTTCGATATCCAGCAGAGCTGCTGTAAGACGGCCAATCGTGACTTCCGTATCCGGCGGTGTAATCACCGCCATCACTACATACCCTTCCGCAAGCTCCATCTGAATGCCGTACTGTTGTTTTAATAGTGAATAAACTTCGAAACCAGTCAGCCCGAGTCCATTCACTCGGATCACTAACTTCGTCCAGTCATGTGACTGAAGAAAGCGCGTGGTGACATCTTCATTTTTCAATACTTCATAATGACCGCCCGATTCGATTGTTTCGATTGCCGCTTCGACAATCGGCTTCAATCGCTGGAACGCATCTGTTCCATGAAGGACAAGTTCTCTGCGGGCTGCGTCCAAGGAGCTCATCAGCAGGTAGTTGGCGCTTGTCGTTTGCAGCATGCCGGTCACTTTCCGTACTTTATCTGCAGAAACTCGATCGCCTTGAAGCAATAAAAGCGAACTTTGCGTAAGTGATCCACCCGTTTTATGCATACTCGTTGTAACAAGATCTGCGCCTGCTTGTAGAGGATCGATCAGTTCATTTAACACTTTTAAATGTGCCCCGTGTGCAGCATCAACAAGTACTGTAACGTCATTTGCATGAGCCAGTTCACAAATCATCTTTAAATCCGTCATCGTTCCAAAGTATGTCGGATACGTAATGAGCAATGTTTTTGTCTCTGGATGTTCATGCAATGCTTGCACGACACTTCCAACCGAAACACCATGTGAGATCCCGAAATGGTCATCCACTTCAGGTTGCATGAATGCAGGAATAACACCACTTATAATCATTCCGTCGATGACTGATTTATGACAGTTGCGCGGTACTAGTAGGGTTTCACCTGGTTTACACGTTGCTAGAATCATTGCGTGGATGCCAACCGTTGTGCCATTGACTAGAAAAAACGCATGATCGGCTCCAAAACTTTGTGCCGCTAACTCTTGTGCATCTTTGATCACCGATTTCGGATGGCTTAACAAATCCAGCTCCGCCATCGAATTGACGTCCATTTTAAGCGCTTGTTCTCCGATTGCATCCCGAAACGGCGTATTCAATGCACCCATTTTGTGCCCGGGGACATCAAAGGAAACCGTTTCTGAGTTCGCATATCGAACGAGTGCATCGAATAACGGCGCATCCGTTTGGTGAGGGGTTTTTGTTGGAACTGTCGTCTCTTTGACGATGTTCATCAGCAGCCGGCTCCGACAGTGTCATAAACAGATTGCGTTAATGCATCGACTTTGTCTGTACGCTCCCATGGCAAATCCAGTTCCGTACGGCCAAAATGTCCGTAAGCAGCTGTCGCTTGATAGCGGGGAGTCCGTAAATCGAGCATGTCAATAATTCCTGCCGGCGTCAGGTTGAAGACTTCACGTATAGCACGAAGCAATTGCTCGTCTGCTGCCTTCCCTGTCCCGAACGTATCAATCGCAATACTGATTGGCTCACTGACTCCAATTGCGTAAGACAGCTGAATTTCACACTTCTTCGCGAGCCCTGCAGCAACAATATTTTTTGCGACATATCGTGCAGCGTATGCCGCGGAACGGTCGACTTTCGTGCAGTCTTTTCCAGAAAACGCTCCTCCGCCGTGACGAGCTGCGCCGCCGTATGTGTCAACGATGATTTTCCGTCCTGTTAACCCTGCATCTCCATGAGGACCGCCTGTTACAAATCGGCCTGTTGGATTAATGAGCACGCGGTATTGTCCTTGCAAGTTGAATTCCTCGACCGTGCTGAAGATGATTTCCTCTCTCACATACGCTTCGAATGCTTCTTTGTCAAAATCTCCATCGTGCTGGATGGACATTAAAATCGTATCGATCTTTGGCGTTTCTTTCGATGTATAGTCAATGGTTACTTGGGATTTCATATCCGGACGTGCCCAGCGGAACTGTCCGTTTTTTCGGAGGACAGACGCTTTCTTCACAAGCGCATGTGCGAGTTGAATCGGTAACGGCATGAATCCTGCTGTTTCATCCGTAGCAAACCCAAACATCAAGCCTTGGTCTCCTGCACCGATTTCTTTCGTATCACTTGAAGTATCTACGCCCATTGCAATATCCGGTGATTGTGTATGAACGAGAACTTGCACGTTGCATGAAGAGCCATCGATACCTAATTCATCATTCGTATACCCTATGTCAATCAGCGTTTGACGGGCGATTTTTTCAATATCCAACTCCGCTCCTGTTGTGATCTCTCCGCCAACAATTACGGTGTTCGTTGTCGTGAACACTTCACATGCAACCCGCGAAAATGGGTCCTGTGCGAGTGCTGCATCCAAAACTGCATCTGAAATTTGGTCTGCAATTTTGTCCGGATGTCCTTCTGACACTGACTCTGAAGTAAATAAAATCTTTTCAACCAATTAAATCCGCTCCTTACAAAAAATGTGTTTTGGAGCACAAAAAAAGCTCTCCTACAACCTAAGGAAAGCTTCGATCTGCATCAGCTGCTTATCCTCTTATTGTTCACAGTTCCATGACGAAACTGCGCTCAGGTTGGGCGCCCTATCCAGAAAAAATCACTGAATGGGTTTGCCACCGCATCGTCGACCCCTCGTCTCCGCGGCTACTAATAAGAATGACTTTATTCATGCTGAAAACAATAGTAAAGGATTGTGTTTTTCATGTCAATATATTTTCAAAATTTAATTGAATGAAAATTAAAATGGTTAAATAGTGTTATGAATTTATATATGAAATATGTCCAATTATGCTGGGCAAGAATCAAGATTCCATCATTGGCAGGCTGTGTACCAAGGTATTCTTGCCACCATGCAAGATGTTTAAGGTACACTAAATTCCAGCATACTTGCAGAGATTTTGTAATGGACAGCATTATTATCGAACTTTTACGTACATCCGTTTCAAAGTTGTTTAATCTTTAATAAAAAAAGTAAACCCCATTGCAGTGACGACACCAA
Proteins encoded in this region:
- the speB gene encoding agmatinase, whose translation is MYGRRLTVKNNALTTNAFIGCETAYEEAEIVLFGSPFDGTTSFRPGTRFAGQAIRPDSYGLETYSPYLEKDLEDARIFDHGDLEFPFGNTERVLQQIGTYSGQVLADGKKFLMIGGEHLVSLPSIRAAYDTFPNLHVIHIDAHTDLREDYMGEPLSHASVIRRCHDFLGDGRIFQFGIRSGLKSEFDWAKTHTHLEKFTLETLPEVVNSLQDVPVYVTIDLDVLDPGTFPGTGTPEPGGITYRELLEAIGHLQTLENIVAADVVELSPQYDPSGASTAVACKTIREMLLTLAE
- the speE gene encoding polyamine aminopropyltransferase encodes the protein MSWYTEQWSEDCKFSVGYEKHLHSEKSPFQQIDFYEGKEFGTFFTLDGLMMVNEKDEFIYHDMIVHPAFATNPDIKKVLVIGGGDGGTAREVLRYPGVEQVVLAEIDEQVFRLCQQYLPITAAGVEEDPRMELAFGDGLAYVQNAPDASFDLILVDSTDPVSVGEGLFTTAFYKECYRVLNDKGILINQHESPYFSEYAENMKKARTKIKKIFPIAQVYQYHMPTYPSGHWLFGFASKSLDPLKDADADVWNAIGLKTKYYNTDLHRGAFALPSYVREALDSEE
- the speD gene encoding adenosylmethionine decarboxylase is translated as MSLELSALGRHVLIEYYGCPSEIIENNKVIEQFMKEAADYSGATIVESVFHHFNPYGVSGAVIIAESHLTIHTWPEYGFASVDVYTCGDSVSPWKAADYLAEKLQAKKVESFEVPRGMVEKIRQFAEKEIEEVTVKPVLAGANA
- a CDS encoding aminotransferase class I/II-fold pyridoxal phosphate-dependent enzyme, encoding MNIVKETTVPTKTPHQTDAPLFDALVRYANSETVSFDVPGHKMGALNTPFRDAIGEQALKMDVNSMAELDLLSHPKSVIKDAQELAAQSFGADHAFFLVNGTTVGIHAMILATCKPGETLLVPRNCHKSVIDGMIISGVIPAFMQPEVDDHFGISHGVSVGSVVQALHEHPETKTLLITYPTYFGTMTDLKMICELAHANDVTVLVDAAHGAHLKVLNELIDPLQAGADLVTTSMHKTGGSLTQSSLLLLQGDRVSADKVRKVTGMLQTTSANYLLMSSLDAARRELVLHGTDAFQRLKPIVEAAIETIESGGHYEVLKNEDVTTRFLQSHDWTKLVIRVNGLGLTGFEVYSLLKQQYGIQMELAEGYVVMAVITPPDTEVTIGRLTAALLDIERTCTKPNVLHSAWTVVDSVNELAMTPRDAFYAEQESVAIDEAIGRISADTLMIYPPGIPLVIPGERITCEVVQHYAYYEQAFGSVLAESKQTGSVTVVKGGY
- the metK gene encoding methionine adenosyltransferase, with protein sequence MVEKILFTSESVSEGHPDKIADQISDAVLDAALAQDPFSRVACEVFTTTNTVIVGGEITTGAELDIEKIARQTLIDIGYTNDELGIDGSSCNVQVLVHTQSPDIAMGVDTSSDTKEIGAGDQGLMFGFATDETAGFMPLPIQLAHALVKKASVLRKNGQFRWARPDMKSQVTIDYTSKETPKIDTILMSIQHDGDFDKEAFEAYVREEIIFSTVEEFNLQGQYRVLINPTGRFVTGGPHGDAGLTGRKIIVDTYGGAARHGGGAFSGKDCTKVDRSAAYAARYVAKNIVAAGLAKKCEIQLSYAIGVSEPISIAIDTFGTGKAADEQLLRAIREVFNLTPAGIIDMLDLRTPRYQATAAYGHFGRTELDLPWERTDKVDALTQSVYDTVGAGC